A stretch of the Filimonas lacunae genome encodes the following:
- a CDS encoding glycoside hydrolase family 88/105 protein, translated as MKKERNVLCAITLLLAAVTGSVSCAAQKVPAKKDVLQVMELTNSYFMKKWPDVGQVIVTNATRPSNIWTRAVYYEGLMALYALDKKKENYDYAYNWGAFHKWGLRGGITTRNADNQACGQAYIDLYLMDKKPEQIHDIKASIDSMMKTQKIDDWHWIDAIQMAMPVYARLGKIYKDTNYYHRMEEMYHFSKYNHGGNGLYNKADSLWWRDKDFVPPYKEPNGEDCYWSRGNGWVVAAQLRTMEWLPKNHPFYAELLNDFKEMCKALIRIQRPDGYWNVSLHDPNNFGGKELSGTALFVYGMAWGINHGYLDKKTYLPVITKAWDAMVKDCVHADGMLGFVQGTGKEPKDGQPVNYDHIPDFEDYGLGCFLLAGSEVYRLK; from the coding sequence CGGGTAGTGTAAGTTGTGCAGCCCAGAAAGTGCCTGCAAAAAAAGATGTGTTGCAGGTAATGGAGCTTACCAACAGTTATTTTATGAAGAAATGGCCGGATGTGGGACAGGTAATTGTTACCAATGCCACACGCCCCAGTAACATCTGGACCCGCGCCGTGTATTATGAAGGTTTAATGGCCTTATACGCTTTAGACAAAAAGAAAGAGAACTACGATTACGCCTACAACTGGGGCGCGTTTCATAAATGGGGTTTACGTGGCGGTATCACTACCCGCAATGCCGACAACCAGGCTTGTGGCCAGGCGTATATCGACCTGTACCTGATGGATAAAAAGCCTGAGCAGATACATGACATCAAGGCTTCTATTGACAGCATGATGAAAACGCAAAAGATCGATGATTGGCATTGGATCGATGCTATTCAAATGGCTATGCCGGTGTATGCCCGTTTAGGTAAAATTTACAAAGACACTAACTATTATCACCGTATGGAAGAGATGTATCATTTCTCTAAATACAATCATGGTGGTAATGGTTTATATAACAAAGCAGACTCTTTATGGTGGAGAGATAAAGACTTCGTTCCTCCTTACAAAGAGCCTAATGGTGAAGATTGTTACTGGAGCCGTGGTAATGGCTGGGTAGTAGCTGCACAATTAAGAACCATGGAATGGTTGCCTAAAAACCATCCTTTTTATGCCGAGCTGTTGAACGATTTCAAAGAAATGTGTAAGGCTTTAATTCGCATTCAGCGTCCGGATGGATACTGGAATGTAAGCCTGCACGATCCTAATAACTTTGGTGGTAAAGAATTATCAGGTACTGCGTTGTTTGTATACGGTATGGCCTGGGGCATTAACCACGGTTACCTGGATAAGAAAACTTACCTGCCTGTAATTACCAAAGCATGGGATGCCATGGTGAAAGACTGTGTGCATGCAGATGGTATGCTGGGCTTTGTACAAGGCACTGGTAAAGAACCTAAAGATGGCCAACCGGTAAACTACGATCACATTCCTGATTTTGAAGATTATGGATTGGGATGTTTTTTACTGGCCGGAAGTGAAGTTTATAGACTGAAATAG